The following coding sequences lie in one Vibrio sp. BS-M-Sm-2 genomic window:
- the surA gene encoding peptidylprolyl isomerase SurA codes for MTLWKRTLIAIAAACTLSTSHAAPIELDSVKVIVNEGVILQSDIDASMKTLRANAKKSGQTLPSQDVLNEQVLEKLIIDTIQTQEAERIGVRIDDARLDQAIEGIAKDNNQTVEQLTASVAEEGLSYNAFREQVRKEIAASEARNALVRRRINILPAEVDNLADILAQETNATVQYKIGHIQLRFNDDQTKEELEAQAKELVEELNSGKDFSTMAYTYSKGPKALQGGDWGWMRKEEMPTIFADQIKMQNKGSIIGPFRSGVGFHILKIEDVKGLETVAVTEVNARHILIKPTVILSDDGAKEQLEEITRRVNAGEASFGDLAQQYSQDPGSAVQDGELGYQTPDLYVPEFKHQVETLPEGKISAPFKTVHGWHIVEVLDRREVDRTDSALKNKAYQILFNRKFNEEAGAWLQEVRASAFVEMVEDDQDDN; via the coding sequence ATGACATTGTGGAAACGCACATTAATTGCCATTGCAGCAGCTTGTACTTTATCAACAAGCCATGCAGCGCCGATTGAGCTAGACAGCGTAAAAGTTATCGTTAACGAAGGCGTTATCTTACAAAGCGACATCGATGCTTCGATGAAGACGCTGCGTGCAAACGCTAAAAAAAGCGGTCAAACACTGCCATCACAAGACGTGCTCAACGAGCAAGTGCTTGAAAAACTGATCATCGATACTATTCAGACTCAAGAAGCGGAACGTATCGGTGTTCGTATTGATGATGCTCGACTTGATCAAGCAATTGAAGGTATCGCCAAAGACAACAACCAAACAGTAGAACAACTTACCGCATCGGTTGCTGAAGAAGGCCTTAGCTACAATGCATTTCGAGAGCAAGTAAGAAAAGAAATTGCGGCAAGTGAGGCTCGCAATGCTCTAGTCCGCCGTCGTATTAACATCCTTCCTGCAGAGGTCGATAACCTAGCGGATATCTTAGCGCAAGAGACTAACGCAACCGTTCAATACAAGATTGGACACATTCAACTTCGCTTCAATGATGACCAAACCAAAGAAGAGCTAGAAGCCCAAGCTAAAGAACTTGTCGAAGAACTGAACTCAGGCAAAGATTTTAGCACCATGGCATATACTTACTCTAAAGGTCCTAAAGCACTACAAGGTGGTGATTGGGGTTGGATGCGCAAAGAAGAGATGCCGACCATCTTTGCTGATCAAATCAAAATGCAAAATAAAGGCAGCATCATAGGTCCTTTCCGAAGCGGCGTTGGTTTCCATATTCTAAAAATTGAAGATGTGAAAGGCTTAGAAACCGTAGCGGTAACGGAAGTTAATGCTCGTCATATCCTGATTAAGCCAACGGTCATCTTGAGTGATGACGGTGCCAAAGAGCAACTTGAAGAAATCACTCGTCGTGTCAACGCAGGTGAAGCGAGCTTTGGCGACCTTGCTCAGCAATACAGCCAAGACCCAGGTTCTGCAGTACAAGACGGTGAGCTAGGTTACCAAACGCCAGATTTGTATGTACCAGAGTTCAAACACCAAGTAGAAACACTACCCGAAGGTAAGATCAGTGCGCCATTCAAAACCGTGCACGGTTGGCACATTGTTGAAGTACTAGACCGTCGCGAAGTAGACCGTACTGATTCAGCTTTGAAAAATAAAGCTTACCAAATTCTATTTAACCGTAAATTCAACGAAGAAGCTGGTGCTTGGCTACAAGAAGTGAGAGCAAGTGCCTTTGTGGAAATGGTTGAGGACGACCAAGATGACAACTAA
- the pdxA gene encoding 4-hydroxythreonine-4-phosphate dehydrogenase PdxA, whose amino-acid sequence MTTKRIVITAGEPAGIGPDLTLALSQESWPHQLVVCADKTLLAERAKVLGIEVDLLDYDANAAKQPQRAGTLVVKHIPLAEMAIAGQLNEANGHYVLNTLETAAIGCMNDEFDAIVTGPVHKGVINRAGVAFSGHTEFFAEKSNTPLVVMMLATEGLRVALVTTHIPLAYVSQAVTEDRLEQIIAILNKDLVEKFAIEKPTIYVCGLNPHAGEDGCLGREEIETITPTLEKIRQKDGINLVGPLPADTIFNEKYLQDADAVLGMYHDQVLPVLKYKGFGRSVNITLGLPFIRTSVDHGTALDLAGKGQADTGSFRTALTHAIELVEKKQ is encoded by the coding sequence ATGACAACTAAACGTATTGTCATAACTGCAGGAGAGCCCGCGGGGATAGGTCCAGATCTGACTCTGGCTCTATCTCAAGAAAGCTGGCCTCATCAACTTGTAGTCTGTGCCGATAAGACACTGCTAGCTGAACGAGCTAAAGTGCTTGGTATCGAAGTGGATCTGCTAGATTACGACGCAAACGCGGCTAAGCAACCTCAACGTGCTGGCACACTAGTAGTGAAACACATTCCACTTGCTGAAATGGCAATTGCGGGCCAACTCAACGAGGCTAATGGCCATTACGTATTAAATACTTTAGAAACCGCAGCAATTGGCTGTATGAATGATGAATTTGATGCTATTGTCACCGGCCCTGTTCACAAGGGTGTAATTAACCGAGCTGGCGTTGCTTTTAGTGGCCATACCGAGTTCTTTGCAGAGAAGTCCAATACACCACTGGTAGTGATGATGTTGGCAACTGAAGGGCTGCGTGTTGCGCTAGTAACAACGCACATCCCACTAGCTTATGTATCTCAAGCAGTGACCGAAGACAGATTAGAGCAAATTATTGCTATTCTGAATAAAGACTTGGTTGAAAAATTTGCTATTGAGAAACCAACTATCTACGTGTGTGGCTTGAATCCACATGCTGGTGAAGATGGTTGCTTAGGGCGTGAAGAAATAGAAACCATCACCCCGACGCTAGAAAAAATTCGCCAAAAAGATGGCATCAATTTAGTTGGCCCATTGCCAGCAGACACCATCTTTAATGAAAAATATTTGCAAGATGCAGATGCTGTTTTAGGTATGTATCACGACCAAGTACTCCCGGTATTGAAATACAAAGGGTTTGGTCGCTCAGTGAACATCACGCTTGGCTTACCGTTTATTCGCACATCAGTCGACCACGGTACCGCCTTAGACTTGGCAGGGAAAGGCCAAGCCGATACAGGGAGCTTTAGAACAGCGCTCACGCACGCCATTGAATTAGTAGAGAAAAAGCAATGA